A single region of the Lotus japonicus ecotype B-129 chromosome 4, LjGifu_v1.2 genome encodes:
- the LOC130712618 gene encoding uncharacterized protein LOC130712618, with product MDAYSGYHQIKMHPSDEDKTAFMTARVNYCYQTMPFELKNAGATYQRLMDRVFEGQVGRNMEVYVDDMIVKSVLGSNHHEDLMEAFGRIRKHNMKLNPKKCSFGIRGGKFLGFMITSRGIEINPDKCKAIQEMKSPSNVKEVQRLTGRIAALSLFLPHSGDKSAPFFKCLKKNATFEWNSECEEAFTRLKEMLSAPPVLSKPVQGLPLHLYFFDGDHAISSVILQEVDGEQKIVYFVLQKPDLSGRLVAWSVELSEYGLQYDKRGKVGAQTLADFVVELTPEKGEKVSTQWILFVDGSSNDNGSGAGVTLQGPEELELEQSLKFQFKTSNNQAEYYALIAGLKLAIEVQIDSLLVRTNSLLVASQDNGKFQVKEPTLIKYVEHVRLLMGRLQQVVVEFVPRAQNQRADALAKLASTRKPGNNRSVIQETLANPSIEGDLVASVDLQETWMNPIIDILAGEPSDVVKYSKAQKREAGHYTLLDGILFRRGFSSPLLRCLPPEKYEAVMTNVHEGVCASHIGGRSLASKVLRAGFYWPTIRKDCAEFVRKCEKCQVFADLPRAPPEQLVTISSPWPFAMWGVDLVGPFPTARLQMMFILVAVDYFTKWVEAEPLASITATKIINFYWKRIVCRFGVPRAIVSDNGTQFASNQTKEFCEEMGIQRRFSSVEHPQTNGQAESANKVILRGLKRRLSEAKGAWLDELPIVIWSYNTTQHSTTGETPFRMTYGADAMLPVEIDNSSWRTTPKFEGKNSSNMAVELDLLSESHNEARLREAAMKQRAAAKYDTKVKPREMQVGDLVLKKRTGVTGNKLSPIWEGPYRILKALGTWMGNGCHDPGTQRN from the exons atggatgcTTATTCAGGATATCACCAAATTAAGATGCATCCGTCGGACGAAGACAAAACAGCTTTTATGACTGCAAGGGTAAACTACTGTTACCAGACTATGCCTTTCGAGTTAAAGAACGCGGGGGCGACGTATCAgcggttgatggatagggtgttTGAAGGCCAAGTgggaaggaacatggaggtGTACGTTGACGACATGATCGTTAAATCGGTTTTGGGATCAAACCATCATGAGGATTTGATGGAGGCCTTCGGTAGGATTCGCAAGCATAACATGAAGCTTAATCCAAAAAAGTGTTCTTTCGGCATACGGGGTGGgaagtttttaggcttcatgattacaTCGAGAGGAATCGAAATCAATCCAGATAAATGTAAGGCAATCCAGGAGATGAAAAGCCCGAGCAATGTGAAGGAGGTGCAGAGACTAACCGGGCGGATCGCGGCCTTATCCCTTTTCCTCCCTCACTCGGGCGACAAATCAGCCCCGTTCTTCAAATGCCTCAAGAAGAACGCGACATTTGAGTGGAATTCAGAGTGCGAGGAGGCCTTCACCCGCCTAAAGGAGATGTTGTCCGCCCCACCAGTCCTATCAAAACCTGTCCAAGGTCTTCCTTTGCATTTATACTTCTTTGATGGTGATCACGCAATAAGCTCGGTGATCCTTCAGGAGGTGGATGGAGAGCAAAAGATAGTCTATTTC GTATTGCAGAAGCCAGACTTGTCAGGAAGGCTCGTCGCGTGGTCAGTAGAGTTGTCGGAATATGGATTACAGTATGACAAAAGGGGGAAGGTCGGCGCACAGACCTTAgcggattttgtggtggaattgacGCCAGAAAAAGGTGAAAAGGTGAGCACGCAATGGATATTGTTTGTCGATGGGTCGTCGAATGACAACGGAAGCGGGGCTGGGGTCACGCTGCAGGGGCCCGAGGAATTGGAGTTGGAACAGTCCCTTAAATTCCAGTTCAAAACCAGCAATAACCAAGCAGAATACTATGCTCTTATTGCGGGCTTGAAGCTGGCAATTGAGGTGCAAATCGACAGTCTGCTGGTAAGGACGAACTCGCTGCTAGTGGCAAGCCAAGACAACGGGAAGTTTCAGGTAAAGGAGCCGACCTTGATAAAGTATGTGGAGCACGTGCGGCTGCTCATGGGACGTTTGCAACAGGTGGTGGTTGAATTCGTGCCGAGGGCGCAAAACCAAAGGGCGGACGCCCTTGCGAAGCTAGCAAGCACTAGGAAGCCTGGCAACAACCGGAGTGTGATTCAAGAGACGCTCGCCAATCCCAGCATAGAAGGGGATTTGGTGGCCTCggttgatctccaggaaacttgGATGAACCCTATCATCGATATTCTGGCGGGGGAACCAAGTGACGTGGTAAAATATTCAAAGGCGCAAAAGAGGGAGGCGGGGCACTACACGCTACTCGACGGGATACTCTTTCGGCGAGGATTTAGTTCACCCCTCCTACGATGTCTTCCACCTGAGAAGTACGAGGCTGTTATGACGAATGTTCATGAGGGTGTTtgtgcaagccacattggaGGAAGGTCGCTGGCGAGCAAAGTCCTCAGAGCgggtttctattggcctacgATAAGGAAGGATTGTGCAGAGTTTGTGAGGAAATGCGAGAAGTGCCAAGTATTTGCAGACCTACCTAGAGCTCCGCCGGAGCAATTAGTCACAATCAGttccccatggcccttcgccatgtggggagtcgaCCTCGTCGGGCCCTTTCCCACCGCTCGGTTGCAAATGATGTTCATCCttgtggcggtggactacttcaccaaatgggtggaAGCTGAGCCTCTAGCGAGCATTACTGCGactaaaatcataaatttttaCTGGAAGAGAATTGTCTGCCGGTTCGGGGTACCGAGAGCAATCGTCTCGGATAACGGGACGCAGTTCGCAAGTAATCAAACCAAGGAGTTCTGCGAAGAGATGGGCATTCAGAGGAGATTTTCTTCGGTGGAACATCCACAGACAAACGGGCAGGCAGAATCGGCGAACAAAGTCATCCTGAGAGGTTTGAAACGCCGACTCTCGGAGGCCAAGGGGGCTTGGTTAGACGAACTTCCAATTGTAATTTGGTCGTATAACACAACTCAGCACTCAACTACAGGGGAAACTCCATTCAGAATGACTTACGGGGCGGACGCCATGCTCCCTGTAGAGATAGACAACAGTTCGTGGCGGACGACACCGAAGTTCGAGGGCAAAAATTCTTCAAACATGGCAGTAGAACTAGACTTGCTGTCGGAGTCACACAATGAGGCCCGCCTCAGGGAGGCcgcgatgaagcagcgagctGCGGCCAAGTATGACACCAAGGTAAAACCAAGGGAGATGCAGGTAGGGGATTTGGTGCTTAAAAAGCGAACAGGAGTCACCGGAAATAAACTGAGCCCAatctgggaagggccctacagGATCTTAAAAGCTTTGGGAACTTGGATGGGAAACGGGTGCCACGATCCTGGAACGCAGCGAAACTGA